Genomic DNA from Perognathus longimembris pacificus isolate PPM17 chromosome 6, ASM2315922v1, whole genome shotgun sequence:
GGTTATCATAATGGTGTCTGGCAATTTTCTAGTTTTCCATTTCTTGTCTAGCTCTGAGTTGGCATTTTTCTGTAAAGAAGACTACTCTTTGGCTTCTCCCAGTGCCAGCTGAATTCAAATTCTCTTTGCTTGTTCTCTGCATTATAATTCATTCCTGTGATTATTCATGTAGACAATGGCATACTTGTCCCAAGCTTGGCCCCATCAAGCGGCCTTCTGGGCTTTGACATCCTGGGCTTTTTTATGTGATGTCCTGGGCTtttttatgtgactgtaaccaattttaagttattttaattgttactttgttttctctctatCTCTGAATTAATAAAGAATGAATTAGAATTAATTCTCATTCAAACTTTTAAGGTACTATCTCTTGCCCATTTTGTCATGCCTAGTCTGCAATCACCATACCAAACCTTAATCTGGCTAAGGACTGGAAATAGAAGGGCAAATACCAGatgggcatcagtagctcatgtttataatcacagctactcaaaagactgaaatatgaggattatggatcaaagccagcctggcagaaaagtctgtgaaactctcatctccaatcaaccattgaaaagctggaagtggagctatggctccaatggtaaaacactagccctgaggaaaaatgttcaggggcagtgctcaggccctaagttcaagcccaggaccaggacacacacacacacaaaataaacagaTACTATCTGCAGCAAAGCCAAGCAATCAAGGCAGCTCATACCTGTTACCTTCactgctacttgggagacagattaAGTGGTTCAAGTTAAAAGCCAActtaaccaaaaaaaatcaaaactagtGAGACTCCCCCCCACATCTCATTCAATAAGCCTGGCAATTATGATGATGCATGCCTAATAATCCTAGAAGGTGACATAGTAGGAAGATTATATTCCAAGTCAAACCCCAAGCAAaaatagtgaagtgccagactttgaagtcaggccccctcttaccacatgaaccccattttaccacgcgaaccccactttaccacgcgaacctgagataagcaggccctgtgagcagacccaggacaagcccattagggcccagtcggtctagaactctaatgactgggaatgcttaactctaactgcccctaaaatgcctcgagccctgagccaatcagatttgtacccataatcttgcttgcttaaacacctgattgttgtaactttgttctttgcctttataagccctgtgtaatcacagctcggggctccctcctaacctctgctgtgtcggtgggtaggacgaggcccgagttgcagctcgcttaaataaaaccttgccatgcttttgcatttcggaatgtctgagtctcggtggtcttcttggtggtgatttcgtgacttggcacaacaatagaagactccatcaaaaagaaaaataatgaaagcaaaaaggtccCAGAGGTAtgatctaagtggtagagcatttgcctagcaagcaaggcACAAGGCCTTGACATCAAACCCTAGTACTCACTGAAAACAAAGGAGCAAATACTTCACTGACCTGCTCCTGGGATTTCAGGATCTTTACTGCTTTGAAGTTGTACTGGTCTCCACTGGCCTTGTTGTACTCTTTCATGGCATGCCAGAGCGCTTGCTGCACATAGACATACTTTGCGGGGATGTCTTGGAATGCTCTCACCACCTCTGGTGAGCCCCAGGCTTGGACTTTCCTGGATATGAGGGCCAGAGTGACCATCAGGAGCAGCAGGGCATGGCAGGGTCTTGCCATGGCCTCTCAGCCATGGAATACCCAGCAGGCTCAGTCGATGCTGGAGTGGATGTAGGCTCAGAAACCTCTGCTGCCTCTATGGTGCTGGGATACTTCTCCCACACACTTTTCTTGATATTGCTGTGGGTTGAAAGAACGGAACTGCTATTAACATCATTACAATTCTAGGATGATATAATAAAAGAGTATTTGGTCTGCATCCCTAGTTTCAGGCACACAAAACTACAACTCTTGAAATTTTTCCCAATGATAAGGTGAAACAGTGAATCTTATTTGTTATCCCTGACTTCCTGCTAAGGAAGAAACTCTTGATTGGCTCCTAGATAACATCTGGATGGGGCCTGTGGCTAGAGGGACTAATTTTGGAATTAGAGGATTGGAGCTTTCAGCCCTACCCTTGACCTTGAGGGGCCAGAGATTAAGTTAATAATAGTAAAAGGGTGATAATTTCATCAATCATGCCTACTTATTGGAGcctctgttttatatatatgtatacatacatatacatgtgtatataattatttatttttattatgtatattatattatatattatgtattgcttattatttgaataatttattatattatatatttatatattataaaaatacataaataaatgcatatatatcttAGAGACATGGGAATAATTTATGAGACATAGGGGAGTATGTATTATATCCAAGTTGTACAAAGAACATGAAGACAAAACCAAGAGACCTGACAAGCACTAAGTATAAATGTGATCCATACTTCTAGAATATTCATGAGATCTTGGACTACCCTTTAGTGACATCATCCTGGCCGCAGGCATGCAAGTAATTATTCTGCTGTGCAGAAGCCTTATATGGGTGCAGAGTTGGGCTAGGTAGACATGCATCTGTCCTGTAAATGAGTCTATATGTACAGCAGTTGCCCCCCATCAGCATTTTCCCTGGTGGCATTTACTCATAATAGTAGTCCAAAATATTAtccaatggaaaattccagaaataaacaatttataagattaaataattttattatgtcaTATTGTTAAAATTGTTCTATTTGATTATTACCTATTGTTGCTCATCGCTGCCTATgtctaaatttaaattaaaattcagggggaggggggaagggggaatgagggaggaggtaacaaacattacaaaaaatgcacccaaggcctaacgtatgaaactgtaacctctctgtacatcactttgacaataaataagaaaaaaaaataaaattaaacttctgtgtgtgtgtgtgtgtgtgtgtgtgtgtgtgaaggaaaaAATAACACAGTATGTATAAGCTTGAGTACTCTCCAAAATTCAAGTACCCACAGAAAATCTGGGGACACATCCTCCATGGATCAGAGGAGTTACCATATTGACAAGCACCTTCTGCCTCCTGGATCTCTACTGCAGTTCCTGTTATCTATCGGTAGGGAGCTGTTACAGTAGAGGCAGATGTGACCTGGGGTCCAAGTAACAGGATCTCTCCACCTCTGCCCCACTTAGCCCATACTATTAGTATGGTAACCTGGTCCAACTCACTGCCCTATTTCCTGCTCCATGTTATATACTGTTCTGTTCAAAAGAGATCTGAACAGATAGTATTTATTGGTATGTCTTTCCATGGCCTCACCTCTGAACTGCTTCTTGCCAGCTACTTGCCAGTGCCTGAAGCTACTTGCCAGCCACCCTATACCCAAGTACACCACAGACCCACCTCTGAAGCAATCTCTTATAGTCCTGGCTGTTGGGCCTTAAGTCACCTGCCCTAGTCCACAGATGGTATCTTGGTCTGTCTTGAGGCTTTGAGTTGATTGGCCTCCGTCCCCAGCTGGTCTCTGTCACCAGCCACACTCAGTTCatgttcctgctcaaggccaggaaTCTAGAGATGCCTGAGCTACAGGCACTTTTGCCCTCTGCCTCCACTCCCTAGCCAGGTGGTCACAACTGCAGCCCCTTTGTGAGGTCAGCCAGCCTCTCTTACGCTGCTCAAGTGAGGGTGCTTCTGACAGGTACCCCCTCAGCCCTCAGGAGGCCACACTTGAGGGAGTGCCCGAGAGCCTAATATTTATCCTTCCAAGACAAAATACAAATCAGCACAAAAAGCCCATGGAAAACAATAATGAATCTGACTATATATTTTACatcagcacatacacacagacacactcacatgtatgtacacatctCCCACAAAGTCAAAAGATGAAACAGCTTATGTCATTGGAAAATATCTTCCAAAGGGTTAAATTACTTCTGATGAAGCCTCCATAATATGCAGAAAAGACAAATTTCCTAGAATACTTACAGTAGACAATATACTCAAAAGtaatccatttcttttcttggtcACATATCAGTTGTTTGAAGACACATGGTCCTTTCCAACTGTGCCCATTAATTCACCTCCTGATACTGAAAACTGCAATACCTGTATTGCATACTTTGTCACTATGATCGCAGAGAATGAATCTATGACACACAAGGAgaaatgctgaagaaaaagatagGTAGAGATCCCACTGGATAAAGGAGGGGGGGTCTCAAGGGAGGACACTACCTGGGGTATATATGTAGGAGTTAATAAGGTGCCTCTAGGAGAGAGCTATGTGACTCTCAAGATCATTGGATAGCCTGTGGGCCATATCAATCCACATACTCAATGAGAGGCTCCACAGAGAGCTGAAGGAGCTCTCCGTGTGTCCTTTAGCTTCTCTGACTGTTGTTAGTTTCAGTGGACATCTCTAAGATCCAATCTGTCCACTGTTCAAATGCAAATCTTCCTGAGGCAATTGGGCTATGGCCTGATACTCAGAGCTTGCCAAATGAGACTGCTCAAGGCTGTAATAATGTTATTTCTAGAGGCTTGTCTGTGGGactgctcaaggccatggtgaGGAATGAAGAACTGCAGGGAGGGGGGTGTCTTGGCCTTGACTTCCTAGCCATGCTCTTTTTCTGCACCCACTCCCACTTGAAACCCTGCATTCAAAACAGAACATATATCCAGAGGAAGTTGTGAAAGAATGACAGACACCCACATTTTTCATAGTGAATCTTTAAGATCTAGATAAGAAAATAAGTATTATGACCCTACACTTCTTCCTGAAGATGGTCCTGATAGAAAGGGAAAGTAAGGGTATTATTTGCTGAATGATGAGATGAGTTTTGGACTCCAAACCTGAAGGAGGACAGTAGCAATCATCCACTCACCCTGGGTGGAGGAGGGCCCTTGCAGAGGCCCTGGAGCCTCGTCTGATAATGGAGGACAAGAGAGTGCCCTCCTGTTATTCTTGGCAATGTTCtacccctttgtacaatgatACCTCACAAGGTATACTTTATATACTGTGGGGTCATCAGGAACATGGACTACTATTGTTGTATAGGAAGCTATATTTTGCTTACAATTGTGGGACTCATCAGGTTTCAGGAAGAACTCACCAAGGTGGCTCTACCTGGAGTGTGTTTTGGAGTATAGGCAGAAAGTGTCTGGGACAAGGCTCACTACTCATGGGTAGGACAGTTTTATTAAAGCTTTATTGAAATATAGTTTGCTATTCACATGATTCTCCCATTGGAGTATACAACTCAATGACTTTTAATGTATTCCCAGTTTCAGTATAACATTTTCATTATACTAAAAGAAACCCCAAAGTCCTAAGTCGTCATTCCCCTTAAACTGTTAATTCATTTCTTCTGATCaccaaaataatacaaataatcaTTTGGTAGtacactttttatttattcatttacttgatAGACCTTGGACTTTGTCCGTACTTTTGAGTGTGACAAGGAGGAGTGGTATGGTTATGCCTATGCAAGTTTTTGTAGATATGCTCTTACTTCTCATTGAGAAATGGAATTATTGGATCACATGATAACTCAATGTTGAACCACACAAGAGGAGCTACAAGATGTTTTCCCACAGTAGCGGTACCATTCtaaattcccaccagcaatgagaGTTCCAGTTTCTACATATCCTTACCAAGATCTACTgtctacttttattattattatagccaTCCTAGCAGGTAGGAAGTGTGTAAATGATAAGAATTTgacgccaggagcgcagagtccagacagcgggactccacggacactagggagagtgtggaccaagacacacggtggcaacgagaagttcgggtccacatgGGAAACGGACTtaagcagctggggaacccagcggtgcagaaggggagagccggggatgccaccatgACCTTTTGCCACACCACAGAACTccacccctgaaggaccaacggcagcgcgggacacacacgcaatccaggaccagtgaatcccccattaccccctcccccaatgggagaccagctatcagaggcccaaaccctacaaaaaagctagatctccctccctccccccccccaccctgagggaacaaagaaccacCAAATCAGGCagaaagctcccatcaggtgctgggaagtcacaggagtttagcaggggaagggtacagcagccccaaggctgcccaggagcctgaactggccaaatcagccctgcccccttcccaacaggggccgggggacagccagcagtgcaagccccacccaaggctggACCTttcggacttttacaactaaaatcacaggtgctggtgggcaataccagcacagcagggacacctgggcctgatcacgtacCCCCCTCGCAGCGGAAGCTCAGGCTGAGGGCGCTAACctgcgcctggacagttgatcccactgggccccacacataccgctccccacagcggactcgcgggagggcgcaagcacaacccaacaacccgaggctcgctctggtaggcttaccccactcaggtggacagggccacagcggcaACGCCCGTTGTAGTGGGCCCATAGCGCACAGGTGGGCTGGGCCCCAGGCGACAGCACCTgatctggtaggcgtaccctgctcaggttggcggggccacagcggcagtgcccactctggtaggcgcacctacacaggagggcagagttctccatcggcccgtgcccattcagtttggtgcatttcacacaagtgggtgggccgcccctcaacaacaccagccccagagCAGTCCAaacaggaaggcgaactgcctgagaggtgagctcctctgaccaagatacagagtggaaaaaagaaccaaagaagagataagcctccacgccacgctgaatcagtgaccagcaaaccccaacaggggcacgctagggtcagcacatcacagtggcaggacactgtcccgcagagagagaaagacacagaacctaccagcccccaagtgcagggagagtgatcacctcagcaacaaccgagaaggtcacgctcacccattgggaagcaaggtgcaacagccaaacccaaacccagagccaagacaccaggacacaaggctcccactgatggaccagcacaaaaccaaaccagggaagccaccaacAGATCTCCGGAtgcgaaaatcacaaagaaatataacacagttcatcaaagggcaagccaactcaccagctccaaaaagcagcacgactgaagaggagatggagaataaaaaagcaaatgaggccatgttagcagaagtgatggaaagcatcagaaatgaaattagaaaacaattccaggagtttagagtggaagtcttgaaggacatccaggaagccaagaaagaaatggaagcaaaaatggatacaatgctgggccggggatatggcctagtggcgagagagcttgcctcatatacatgaggccctgggttcgattccccagcaccacatatacagaaaatggccagaaaaaaaaagagttgtattttaaatctattttttcatgcatttcacttctcaggatgttaagtcttctttaacggaggtttgcattgtatccatttttttttttttttttgccagtcctgggccttggactcagggcctgagcactgtccctggcttctttttgctcaaggctagcactctgccacttgagccacagcgccacttctggccattttctatatatgtggtgctggggaatcgaacccagggcttcatgtataggaagccagtgctcttgccactaggccatattcccagccccttaaaatacaactctttaaaggaagaaatttccattatcagagctgatctgacaaccataaatagctctctgtcatccataaactccgcaattgaatccacagcacaaagaattgaccatatggaatccagaatctcttgcttggacgatgaagcaaccgacaacaaccagaaaattactacactccaagaaacggtgaagcttcagggcagactaatccaggaactaatggacaaagacaagagatataatctgtgcataattggaatagaagaaggagccgaataccagagcagagggcttcatcatattttcaataaagttattgcagaaaacttctccaatctcacaagggaccccatccaggtaaccaaagcctataggacacctggcaggccagaccccagaaaagccaccccaaggcacataatattcaagacttcagatctcaagaataaagagcaaattctaaatgtagccaaaacgaagaaagaaattttcgacaatgggaagaggatccgaataacagcagacctctccacacaaaccttcCAAgagtgaagtgagtggaagaacaccatccaagtactacaggcaaACAATATGCAACCCAGGATTGAATATCCAGCAAAATTCACATTCGaaaggaaaaccagatctttccatagcaaagaggatctaaaggagtatgtgaataaaaaaccagccctacagcgaattctaaaaggggaatcccacccaacagagatcgtacaagacacacagacagaaacagatagaaactacaatagccagagcccaacagaaagagcagctcactaaagacaagaaaaaaaaaaaagaggaaaaaaacagcccaacaagaaaatggaaggagaaaaaaacactcttatccttggtctctttgaatataaatggtataaactctccgataaagaggagcagaatggcagaatggatccgcaaacaaaaagttggcatctgttgtctacaagagacccaccttcagcaagggacaaaaaccggctccgaatgaaaggatggagcaaggtcttccaagcaaacgcacctaccaaaatggcaggagtagctatcctgatctcagacaagctggacttttcattaaaatcaattcaaaaagacaaagaaggacactacattttaatacaaggaaaattccagaatcaagacatcacggtgataaatgtatacttaccgaacaaaagaggccctacatatgtcaagcaaattctcacagaattacagaacaagatagacccaaacacaatcatagtgagtgactttaataccccaatctctccaagagacagatccaacacccagaggatcagcaagggagctaaggacctaagtaacaccatatcccaaatggatctgacagatctatacagaatcttccaccctacagagacccaatacaccttcttctcagcagcccatggatcatactccaaaatagaccatgtcatagcccacacaaagaacttcagcaaatacaaaagtattgacgtcatctcatgtattatatctgatcacagtggattaaaggtaaccctcaataacgatggttaccacagaggctatacacattcttggaggccaaaccccacactgttatccaacacttgggccacagaccaaattaaagatgaaatcaacgaattcataagccacaatgacaatgaaaatacttcacaaagaaacctatgggacacagctaaggcagaactgaggggcaagatcattgccctcagcactcacattaaaagaatggaagcagagcaggtgaataacctcacgatgaaactaaaacaactggagaaacaataaa
This window encodes:
- the LOC125353702 gene encoding cystatin-13-like, coding for MARPCHALLLLMVTLALISRKVQAWGSPEVVRAFQDIPAKYVYVQQALWHAMKEYNKASGDQYNFKAVKILKSQEQITDSLEYYLEVNIARTMCKKISGENEDCLLHQDPQMQKMVFCVFIVQSKPWKFELNLLKMKCKDI